From the Cohaesibacter sp. ES.047 genome, one window contains:
- the hflX gene encoding GTPase HflX has translation MIKRETVATRSLVLVPILSQNLQNKAAAEGKIVRRTDDSRLEEAAGLAAAIELDVVDVIRIPLNALRPSTLIGKGKLEDIWDIIDREKVDLIIIDYPLTPIQQRNLEKEWDSKVLDRTGLILEIFGRRARTKEGRLQVELAHLNYQKGRLVRSWTHLERQRGGIGFMGGPGETQIEADRRALQEKITRLEKDIEQVRRTRGLHRSNRQKVPHPIVALVGYTNAGKSTLFNHLTGAGIFAKDLLFATLDPTLRTMTLPHGRPVILSDTVGFISDLPTHLIAAFQATLEEVLEADVILHVRDIAHEDTGAQAEDVANVLHDLGIEIDEDPRVIEVWNKIDLLEDDDRQKVIERAASQQPSKATEQLQPVALSAVSGEGTDILLDEIEAKLAQNDNILKLHLAVEDGEGLAWLYRHCDVLDRLDSEDGIDLKVRAADKVQSELRNRFIVD, from the coding sequence ATGATCAAGCGAGAGACGGTTGCGACCCGTTCGCTTGTTCTGGTTCCCATTCTATCGCAGAATTTGCAAAACAAGGCGGCTGCCGAAGGAAAGATCGTTCGGCGGACCGATGATTCACGTCTGGAGGAAGCCGCCGGTCTGGCCGCTGCCATCGAGCTTGATGTCGTCGATGTCATCCGCATTCCGCTCAATGCGCTTCGCCCCTCGACCCTCATCGGGAAGGGTAAACTGGAGGATATCTGGGATATCATTGACCGCGAAAAGGTCGACTTGATCATCATAGATTATCCGCTCACTCCGATCCAGCAACGCAACCTCGAAAAGGAATGGGACTCAAAGGTTCTCGACCGAACCGGCCTCATTCTTGAGATTTTCGGTCGTCGTGCCCGCACCAAGGAAGGGCGGCTTCAGGTCGAACTGGCGCATCTGAATTATCAGAAAGGCCGACTTGTTCGCAGTTGGACGCACCTTGAACGCCAGCGCGGCGGGATCGGCTTCATGGGTGGTCCCGGTGAAACCCAGATCGAGGCCGACCGCAGGGCCCTGCAGGAAAAGATCACACGTCTTGAGAAGGATATTGAACAGGTACGCCGGACGCGCGGGCTGCATCGCAGTAACCGCCAGAAGGTTCCGCATCCAATCGTGGCTCTGGTCGGCTATACCAACGCTGGCAAGTCGACGCTGTTCAATCATCTGACGGGGGCGGGGATCTTTGCCAAGGATCTGCTGTTTGCTACGCTCGATCCAACCCTTCGCACCATGACACTGCCCCATGGTCGGCCGGTAATCCTGTCTGACACTGTGGGCTTCATTTCCGATCTGCCGACCCATCTGATTGCGGCCTTCCAGGCGACGCTTGAAGAGGTGCTCGAGGCCGACGTTATTCTGCATGTGCGCGATATTGCCCATGAGGATACAGGCGCGCAGGCCGAGGATGTGGCCAATGTGCTGCACGATCTGGGCATTGAGATCGATGAAGATCCGCGTGTGATCGAGGTTTGGAACAAGATCGATCTGCTTGAAGACGATGATCGGCAGAAGGTGATCGAGCGTGCCGCGAGCCAGCAGCCATCAAAGGCGACAGAGCAGTTGCAACCGGTCGCTCTGTCTGCGGTCAGCGGCGAGGGGACGGATATCCTGCTCGACGAGATCGAAGCCAAGCTCGCCCAGAATGACAATATCCTCAAGCTGCATTTGGCCGTCGAGGACGGCGAGGGCCTCGCCTGGCTCTATCGTCACTGCGATGTTCTGGACCGTCTCGACAGCGAGGACGGCATCGACCTCAAGGTTCGCGCTGCCGACAAGGTTCAAAGCGAACTCCGCAACCGTTTCATCGTGGATTAA
- the hfq gene encoding RNA chaperone Hfq, with protein sequence MAERAQNLQDTFLNHVRKTKTPLTIFLVNGVKLQGVVTWFDNFCVLLRRDGHSQLVYKHAISTIMPNGPLSLFEAAENGEKAEG encoded by the coding sequence CAGGATACCTTTCTCAATCACGTTCGCAAAACTAAAACACCGCTGACCATTTTTCTGGTCAATGGGGTTAAGTTGCAGGGTGTTGTGACCTGGTTTGATAATTTTTGTGTGTTGTTGCGGCGCGATGGGCATTCGCAGCTGGTTTATAAACATGCCATTTCCACCATTATGCCAAATGGGCCATTGTCGCTCTTCGAAGCGGCAGAAAATGGCGAGAAGGCTGAAGGCTGA